GGTGGAGTGATCGTTCGATCCGTGAGTCAACGACCGGCACAACGCCCAGAGATGGCTGCGCCGGGCGAGTTCCGGCAGGTGCTCGCAAATCTGAATTCCCGCCGTGCGCGTAGGAATCGGCTTGAACTCGCCGCGAATTTCCAGAGGCGCATCCGGCTTCAAATCGAAGCTCTCGTGCTGGGCGAGTCCGCCGGAGAGGAAGATGTAGATTACGGACTTTGCCCGCGGAGAGGTCTTTTTCTCGCTCGCGGCGGCCGCGGCGCGCAAAGGCGCGAGGTGATTCATTCCGAGGCCGAGCAAGCTGATGGTTCCAGCCTGGATCATCGCGCGCCGGGAAAGGGTCCGACCTTGCGGATGGATGAACGGATTTGGCATCGTGCGGCGCTCCGAGTTCAAGTTCCGTTTGCACCGTAACCCTGCCGAGATCGACGTCAAGGGCAAATCTAGCAGAAACCCAAGGGACCAAAGGAGTGATCCGTTAGTTCGTGGTCACGCCTTCATCGAACAGGCCCGGCGCTACCTGATGCACGAGGGCCTTGGCGCGAGCCAGGATTTCCGCGGCGGATTCTTGCTGGAGCGCCCACCGGGAGATTTCCTTCGCTTCGGAGAGCTTGAGGCGGCGGATCAGGAACTTAAGCTGCGGAACGACGGACGGCGTAGCGCTGAGTTCATCGACACCCAGGCCCAACAAAAGCGGCACCATCGTCGGATCGCCGGCCATTTCGCCGCACACGCCCACCCAGATGCCATTGCGATGCCCGGCTTCGACGGTCATTTTGATCAGGCTCAGGATGGCGGGATGCGTCGGTTCGTAAAGGTGTGCGATCTTTTCGTTGAGGCGATCGACCGCGAGCGAATACTGGATCAAATCGTTCGTGCCCAGACTGAAGAACTTGACCCGCTTGGCGAGACTGTCCGCGATCATGACCGCCGAAGGGATTTCTATCATGGCGCCGATTTCCACGCTGTCGTTGAAGGCGATGTTCTCCGCGCGCAATTCCGCCTTGCAGTCCTCCACAAGGGCGTTGGCCTGGTTCAATTCATCCAGGCCGGAAATCATCGGATACATGAGCTTGACGTTGCCTTCGACGCTGGCGCGCAGAATGGCGCGGAGTTGGGCGCGGAAAATCTCGCGCTCCTGCAAACAAAAGCGAATCGCCCGCCAGCCCAGAAAGGGGTTGATCTCGCGCGGGACCTGCAGGTGCGGCAGGAATTTGTCGCCGCCCAGATCCAGGGTCCGGATCAGCACCGGTTGCGGCTTCAGCGCCGCCGCGACGCTGCGATAGGCCTGATACTGCTCTTCCTCAGACGGCAAGGTTTCGCGATTGATAAAAAGATATTCCGTGCGAAACAAACCGACGCCTTCCGCGCCGCAGGCTTTGACCGAATCCGCATCGGCGGCCTGCTCTACATTGGCCGAGAGGACGACGCGGGAGCCGTCCAGCGTGACGGACGGCTGGTCCTGAACGTCCCGGAGCCGCTCTTCGAGGTTGATCTGGCGCCGGGCAAGCTGGCCGTACTCGAACAGAGTCTGGTCGGTCGGATTGAGAATGAGGTATCCGTTGAACCCGTCCAGCAGCGCATATTGGCCGGTTTCGAGCTGGCGGCTCGCGTTACGAAGCCCCACCAAGGCCGGGATGTGCATGGAACGCGCCATAATCGCCGTGTGCGACGTCTGGCTGCCGATGTCCGTGCCAAATCCCAAAACCATCTTGCGGTCCAACAACGCCGTCGTGGAGGGCGCGAGGTCGTAGCTGATGATGATGCAAGGCTCCGGCAGACTCCGCAGATCCGTTTCGTGCGGACGCTGCAACAAATTGTTCAGCACCCGCGCCGTCACGTCCCGCATGTCGGCCGCGCGTTCGCGGAGGTATTCGTCATCCATCGCGGCCAGGGCGGCTGCATATTTCTCCGACACCTGGTGAAACGCGCGCTCGACGTTCAGTTTCTGTTCCTGGATCAGGCGGCTGACTTCATCGATGAGCGTTTGGTCCTCCAGCACCAGCAAATGCGCGTCGAAGATGGCGGCATCCTTCGACCCCATGGCTTGCTCGACCTTGTGTTGAATGTCGATGACCTGCTGGCGTGTCTGGACCAGCCCATCCTCCAACCGATCCAGATCACGAGGAACTTCTTCGTCCGTAATGTGGTGCGTGGGAACGGAGTCGCTGGTTTTGCCCAGCACGAGGATTTTACCGCGGCACACGCCAGCCGAGACCGGGATGCCTCTCAAAATCCTCTCGCCCTCTCGCTCGGACGGTGCCATGCGGCCTACTTAATCACTCTTTCTTTTTGCGAAAAAGATAATTTTGGAAGCGCAGGCTTCTTTTGCTGTTTTTTCAGCGACTTCTGATTTCGAAGGGGAGTGTTACCGTCTTCTTCGACAGTCTCTCATCCACTTGTTCAAACACATCCACCTCGAAGGGTTTCTCCAGGCTGTTGCCGGCCAGATCTTCCAGCAACGTGTCGGCGACGATTTCGTAGCGGCCCACTGGCCAGTCCGTGTCCGGCACGAAACTCCATTCCCGCTCCAGATCCGCGAGCACCACGTTGCCGGAGAGTTTGCGCCGCCCGGTATCCGTGACCCAGATCAGCCGCCGGGCCAGCGCGTTGTCCATGGGCTCGGCAAAGCGAATCACCAGCGGCTGGCGCGTCCTGGCCTTGGGAATGCTGATTCTCCAGGCGGCTGGAGCGGGCGGATCGCGGTCCGGGGGACCGACCTCGAAAGTCCTCCGGTAAGCTGCTTTCAACGGAGCGCCATCGCCGTCCCGCCAATCCTTGTCGATCACGAGCGTGTAACGTCCGTCGGCTTGCATGGAGGGACCGATCTCTTCCAGCGGGCGAACCCCTCGTTTGACGCGGCCAGGATCGATGAAAAGCGTCAGCCGGGTCATCTCTGGATTCCAGAGTTCCTCATCGAGTTCAAGAAACGGCAATTCCACAACCTTGCCCGCGCCGTCCAGCAGATGAATGTGCTCGTAGATTCCGCCCCGGCTCATCGGCCCGGAGAATTGAATGTAGAACTTCAGAAGATTCTCCGGCAACTGCGTTGAGGTCGGATAAACGCGCTGAACCACCGTTTTGGGAATTCGAGCAGGCGTCGGCAGTGTAAACCAGGCCGCCGTCACTCTGGATTTTTCAGGAGGCGCTCCAGGGAGCGCTTCCTGATGAACCTCGACTCGATAAGGGACTCCCGGTTGCACGGGAAATTGAGGCTCGAACCGAATCCGATCCTTGAGGGTCTCATAACGCCCTTGGACAGGAGGCAGATCATTCGCCGCGGCGGATGACATAGGTTCGACATACACGCTCAGAAGTTTCATCCATTGCGCGTCGCTCCACGAAACGCTGGCCAAGGCCCTGACCGCTTCGGAACTCAAACCCTCCAGTTCAACGGCCCATTGCCTGGTATCTGCTGGATCCCGCACCCAGCGAATCGTCAGACCGTCCTGGATAGCGGTCGCAACCGCGCCGGCTTCCGCGGAGCCCCGAGTTCGCGAAGTGGCCGAAGAAAGGCTCACGCAGCCGGCCAGAAACAACGACAACAGCGCAGCCACCACAATCTCTCTTGCCAGGATCGGGATGTGTCTCATCTCACTGGCGCGGTGGGCCGGCGGCCCCGAATCGCTCGGAACCGAAGCGCGGCATTCATGCCGATTAGAGCGTGTTTTGAAAATGGAGCGCGGCTGTGTCGGAGACCAGCCGCGGCGCGTGAATGGCGCCCAGTGCATCGGAAATCCGTGCCGTGCTGCGGCTGGTCGAGGACGACACAGCCGCGCTCCGGGTTTTCCCAACACGCTCTTAGCGCTGCAAAGTTCCCCAAACGCTGGAACTCGAAGCGGCCTAAAGGCCGCGCTCCGGGCCGCTGGCCACATGGTCAATAGCCCTTTCCTAAACGCGGCAGGGCGGACTTGGCGGTCCGCCCTGCCTTGCGCAAGGTTGTTAATGGAATGATCCGGAGTGTTGCGGCGGCTCACGGAAGCGGAAGGGATTCGAGATTCAGCGCGCCGCCTTCGCCGCGACGCAACACCAGTGCAAGCTGGTCATCCAGGCGATCCAACTGATCGACGCCGGTCCAATCCTTGATCGTTTCGTAAGTCAAACCTTTGGTTGCGCCATCGGGGACATGCGCAAGAATCGGGTCGGTCTTCTCGATGTTGTCCGTGGTGATCTTCATGACCCCGCGGCTGCTGTTGGCCATCAGCAAGTAATCTTTGCCGCCTTTGTGATAGACAATCATGTCGAGCGGGCGATTCCGGTTGC
The sequence above is drawn from the Verrucomicrobiota bacterium genome and encodes:
- the ptsP gene encoding phosphoenolpyruvate--protein phosphotransferase, with amino-acid sequence MAPSEREGERILRGIPVSAGVCRGKILVLGKTSDSVPTHHITDEEVPRDLDRLEDGLVQTRQQVIDIQHKVEQAMGSKDAAIFDAHLLVLEDQTLIDEVSRLIQEQKLNVERAFHQVSEKYAAALAAMDDEYLRERAADMRDVTARVLNNLLQRPHETDLRSLPEPCIIISYDLAPSTTALLDRKMVLGFGTDIGSQTSHTAIMARSMHIPALVGLRNASRQLETGQYALLDGFNGYLILNPTDQTLFEYGQLARRQINLEERLRDVQDQPSVTLDGSRVVLSANVEQAADADSVKACGAEGVGLFRTEYLFINRETLPSEEEQYQAYRSVAAALKPQPVLIRTLDLGGDKFLPHLQVPREINPFLGWRAIRFCLQEREIFRAQLRAILRASVEGNVKLMYPMISGLDELNQANALVEDCKAELRAENIAFNDSVEIGAMIEIPSAVMIADSLAKRVKFFSLGTNDLIQYSLAVDRLNEKIAHLYEPTHPAILSLIKMTVEAGHRNGIWVGVCGEMAGDPTMVPLLLGLGVDELSATPSVVPQLKFLIRRLKLSEAKEISRWALQQESAAEILARAKALVHQVAPGLFDEGVTTN